The sequence actctcctttataaacacagtagcgtgctggaaccagaggaggagaaggagaacaaGCTGGCACAAAGCGCAGGACGGAGGCCGTGCTGGAAGAGCGATCACTGAAAGAGCGATCAGTGAAAGagtgaaagaaaataataaagcatTATACCGTAACCAGATTTCAGTCATACTTTCCAGCTGAAAGAACCCGCAGTGGCTGTGAGAACGCCACAGAGAGGTTGTGCCAACACAAAGCAGTGTGTGAGAGGGCAGACTTCTGGGCTGATGAAGCTTCATTAGTCAGATGAATCATGGTGATGAGATGCTCATCCACACTCAGGCTCAGGCACCAGCATCATCTCACTCTGCCCATCCCTCTACATGTGCTCCAAGTAGTGAGTGAGAACAGGAGGGAGTGGAAGGAGAGGCAGCAGCTTCAGTCTGGATCGGCCAATCACATTCCTGATCTTCAGACGGCACAGCTGGCAGAGAGTCCTGGGAGAACCTGGAGACAAACACAAAGGGTTCTTCTGACATCTCCGCTTCCATACAGCGAAGTACCAATGAACACAGCAGTACCTTCAAATGCCGCCAGCAGACATTTTGTCTGTCCGTCAGCGTGTGCCAGTTCCACTGGACGCTGACCATCACCGTCTCTGGAGTTGACATCAGCACCGAAGTCCAGCAGCACGGCCACCTGATCTGCACTGTCCTGCCTCACAGCAGCGTGCAGAGGGCTGTCGTCTGCTCTGCCCACATTAACACTGGCACCTGGAGCCCACGGGGgacagagagcagaggaggGTGTCACAGTCCAAATGTGCCACACCGACATGGGCGGCCGGTGATGGAGGCCGGGGGACGCTGGGCCTTCCCAAATGTTTTGCAAATGATATATAATACATGTGCGCAGGTTATATAGGCTATTATAGTGTGTGTGGGCGTTGTTGCTGCAGCCCCCTGGTGACAGTCAGGTTAGGTGATAATACAACAGTGTCGTCACCCACCTGGCCCAAAGTGATACGGGTAATGGGCTGGCATTGCAAACATCTGGCTTTTCCAACCGCGCTGCCGCGCTGTTTTGGAAAAAGCATCAAATGGATATCCAAACCTTTTTCAAGgcaaaggaaaacaaagaagTAATTCAGAAGCTGTCAGCAGCATCAGTGACACCACAGCTGTTAACCCGGGAGGGGCGAGCCAGCgaggagcattcaggtgtgtgttaacaccatgccaaggaggaaagacaacagcaatgatctcagagaagcagctgctgctgcccatcaacctgggaagggttagaaggccatttccaaactatctggagtccatcgttctacagagagaaagattattcacaggtggaaaacattcaggacagctgtcagtctgcccaggagtggacgtcccagcaaggtcaccccaaggtcagaaacccaagagctacatctcagactctgcaggcctcagttagcatgttaaaggttaaaggtcagcccaaggtcagaaacccaagagctacatctcagactctgcaggcctcagttagcatgttaaaggttaaaggtcagcccaaggtcagaaacccaagagctacatatcagactctgcaggcctcagtatgtaagtatctaaagtgcgacaggctgaaagagcgcacgtttcacaaaagccccgatatctcagtttgttgttgattttggtggatacccgccttggtttagctaaggatagctcgctaatggcggcacctagagacacgcagttttgacccacaaagagtttaaagtctcagctttcaaacgagccataacatgtttcagtggccctatcacataatatgctgtgactgtacaaaaaacgtaaaaaaaaatggtttagaacactgggattctacgacataattctgtaaaaaacgccggtattcaatgtgttaagtatggcatttattttttcctgaCTTGGTTGAATGCCTTGTGCCGATAACTTATCTCCTAAAAACACAATTTCTTCAACTCCAAAAAGACATTTACTTTTGTTGAGTTTTAGTCCATGACTTCTTATTCGATCTAACACTCTGACAAGCCTTTCATTGTGCTCTTGACAAGTGGAACCCCAGATTACGATGTCATCAACATACACTCGAACTCCTTCAAGTCCTTCAATAATCTGTTCCATTGCTCTGTTAAAGATTTCAGACGCTGAGATTATGCCAAATGGTAGTCTCAAAAAACAGTATCTGCCAAAAGGAGTATTGAAAGTACAATACTTGCTGCTATTTTCATCAAGTTTCAGCTGCCAAAAACCTTGTGAAGCATCTAattttgtgaaatatttggcaCCCGTCATTTCACTAGTAATTTCTTCCCGTTTAGGTATCTGGTAATGCTCACGCTTAATGTTTTCATTCAAATCCTTTGGATCCATGCACAATCTCAGTTCTCTATTCTTTTTCTTCACACACACCATCGAGCTGACCCAATCTGTTGGTTCTTCAATTTTTTTAATCACCCCCAACATAGTCATGCGTTCAAGCTCTTTCTTTACTTCATCTCTTAATGGTGCGGGAATTCTTCGAGCTGGATGTATTACTGGTTTTGGATTTTCTTTCAACTGGATATTATATGTAAATGGTAACACACCAAATCTTTTAAACACATCTGCATAGTGTTGCACTATAGTCAGAGTCATTTGGTGTACTCACAGTCATATTAATGCGATTCACTCTTTTCACCAACTGCAAATCTTCACAGGCTTTGTCACCTAACAGAGAATCCAGACCATCACTAACAACAGagaataataaattatgtatTTTTCCTTTGACTGTCACTTTCAGTCGACACGTTCCCAAACATCTAATACTTTGTCCATTATAATCTCTGAGCGTGACTACTTTGTTCTCCATTTTTGGCTTGACTTTCATTGTTTTAATATCAGACATACTGATCAGGTTTGCTTTAGCACCAGTGTCCAATTTCATGGGAATAATGGTGCCATTAATTTGCAATGGTGCTATCCATTTATCTTCTCGGATAACATGAACTGTTTCTTGTGGTTCATTTTCACAGTTCACCACACCAACAAAAAATGTGTCACTCAGATCAGTATCTTCAACCAAATTAACAGACCTTCCTTTTTTTCTCGAAAAGCACTGCTTGGCAAAATGGTTTTTTTCTCCACACTGAGAACATTGCTTGCCATACGCAGGACATTGTTTCAGATTATGTCGAGAACCACATCTCTTACAGGCGAACATCTTATCATCCATGCGTTGCACAGGTCGTTTCCCTCTGCAATGTTTTCCTCTACCAGAAACTGCACCAACCACTACAGTTTCACTGACGCTGGCTGGGTTGTCATCTGCTTTGTAGAAAGTCCTCAGGTGCATCCGGGAGAGTTCACTGGCTTGGCAAATCTTTATAGCTCCTTCCAAGGTAAGCTCTGCTTCCCCCAACAGCCGTTCTCGGATCCGCTTATCTTCCACGCCGAACACCATCTGATCCCGAATCATGGAGTCTTTCAGTGTGCCAAAGTTACATGTCTGAGCTTTCAGCTTTAGATCAGTCAGAAAGCCATCAAACGGTTCATGTTGATGCTGCACACGAGATCGGAACACATATCTCTCGTatgtttcatttttctttggcGAGCAGTGTCTATCAAAATGATCAAGCACATTGTCCAACTTGTCTTTGTCCTCTTCGTTATCAAAAACAAATGTGTTGTACACTTCAATGGCTTGTGGGCCTGCTATCGTCAGCAGTAACGCTACCTTTCTGCTGTCTGGCTCCTCATTAAGTCCCATGGCCGTCACATACAGCAGAAACTGTTGCTTAAAGTTCCGCCAACTGCTGTCCACATTGCCGATGAGCTTCAAATTCTCTGGTGGCTTCAAAGTATCCATATTCCTTACTTCGTAGTGATTCAATCCGGTTACTTTACTCCTGACACCATGTTGTGTTCCGTATTAAGACCATGAAGCGAAGTCCAGCATGTAGTTTAAATCCCATTTTATTCTGCCGTGTGACACCTGTTTAAAATCAAGTCTTCTTCACTTATATACATTTTTACTCCATCATGTGACCACGAGTTATACTGACATCTAGTGGCTAAACATCATATCATTAcaagactctgcaggcctcagttagcatgttaaaggtcaccccaaggtcagaaacccaagagctacatctcagagtctgcaggcctcagttagcatgttacaggttaaaggtcatgacagcacagtcagaaacagactgaacaagtgtggcttgtttggaagggctgcaggagaaagcctcttctctctaaaaagaacatggcagcacagcttaggtttgcaaagctgcatctgtacaaagcacaagacttctggaacaatgtcctttggacagaccagaccaaagtggagatgtttgctcataatgcacagcagcacgtttggaggaaaccaaacacagcacatcagcacaaacacctcacaccagctgtcaagcacggtggtggagggctgatgatctgggctggttctgctgccacaggacctgggcaccttgcagccattgagtccaccatgaactcctctggataccaaagttaTCATGTATTTAATCTGAATTTTTGttcataaataatgacacagtgtaatatgtcatgtgtcaTCTGAGGTGGGAGTTACTGAGTTGTAAGACTTTTGTGAGGACCAGATGTAACACTTTGGAATAGAAAGAGGGGGGACTTTCCTTTTTCACTTGACTGCACAATGTTAGCAAATGGTGATGACACAACGATGCATCACATGCTCACTGTCGAGCTTCAGTGACTGTTCCTCACTCATGCGTTCTGTCTGATTCTGAACCagaagagaaacaaaagaatCAAATGTCGTGAAGCTGAAGTCTGATGACATTCATGGAGGAGCTGATCTGGTAAGGCAGTGAGGATCACCTCCAGATCTCCACTCTGCAGCCACAAGTCAAAAGGGGTAAAGCCACACCAAGAGACCCAAACAGTGGTTGATCATATGAACCTATGCACTCCTGAATTCAGTACTGCAGGCAACACTAACAAAGTATTTTAAAGAAAGGAATGCTCCAAACTGAAGGAGAACAAGGTTTAAAGAGTGATCCAGACCTCTGTGCAGCAGAATCTTTGAGCAGTCCGTGTGTCGGTGGAGACAGCTCATGTAGAGAGGAGAGCCCAGGTGGGGCACCTGGTGGTCTGGGTCTGCTCCATGAGAGAGAAGAGACTCCACACACTGGCTGTTAcctgcacacatgcacagacagtATTAAACATTCAAAGCCAGCAGAACTTTAAATCCCACTTCTTTCATTTTTACCCTCACTAAACAGTTCTTTGAGCTCAGCTTCGGACCAGCTGTTTTACTGTGGTTAAACTTCAGTCattttaaacattaaaatgaaacTTCATGAATCTATAACCCAGCATCATGAATTATGTGTGGCAGCAATGGAACAGCAGAACTGCTCGTGTGTTTATTTCTCATTTCTAACACAAAGAGAAGAGCAGTGACTCACACTATATTCACTTTAGGCAGCAGTCACACACTGATGAAACACCTATGGGTACCCCTAGGATCCTGAGAGCCCTATGACCAGTCCACCCTGGTAGGGTCTGCAGGGTGGACTGGTCTCGGGGAAAGGTCCCATACTGCTgccctaatgctgcgtgtacaccaagagcgacctccgctacctggtagcggaggtcgctggagaagcttcgcttgagaatttgctttggtagctttggtagctcgtgacgtcacatttagaatgttcaatttttaaaggccccgcggctgtgcagcacccccgcggaaaaaaaacatgaggaaagagagggcagggacacgaataaacgtgttgttatttacaatttgttatacaagatatacatcacgttacaaattatgtaaaactacattaggtacacctgagaagagcaggaatagcagaggcagctgtgaaaaagaaactaaattcgaaataaaatccgaaataaatccgaaataaaacttaattgcagtgagaaaggtatgtgtggggttactacactattgtattgaagcactcgacacggcaattgcaacagtctcaggattaaacgactattggaactaaagtttacacgtctgtttccgcgaaccccgcggattgtcggagccctacaatctgtggattgtcattggttttcaccgaaacgcgtcatagctcattaccataatgttaaggccctgtcacactgttgcgtatgagagaagcatatgagttgcgtatgaaaattatcactcatacgctgatGTACGCTGACATAcaccaggggaacgttaggcataggttgtatacgtttcaagcacgctggcatacgttgacatacgctgaggcagaaatacatttttgaacatgctcaaaacttttgtgcgtatggttaatacgctaagcatacgctaggcatacgctgaatacgctagaggtacgatataggtacgtcactgataggtcgagaacgctggacataaattgccatatgttgccatgaaggtgtaccgtacagctagcgtatttatagcctccgcccgtctgccgcctccatctccgcaagacgggcggagatggaggcagcaggcaaccgacgattcacgggagcggtcaggaggaggagttggggatcttgatcgctcagaagcatgtaactcatcagccgcaggtgcatcaggcatttcagcaggtttgggtgagaatgattcttgtgtttttttgccttttcctcggcccagggcccgggcaaacgacaattgcttcttgggaggcatgatcgagatgaatgtctcgagagatgttgatagcgcgtcgtctactgcaataatggagcaatgtggaaaggctgctgatataggcgcgttgaaacgtacactgggcatgcgcagttcatatgctactcatacgctagtcattctttattttcaaggacttttcgtgcgtatgaaaattatattattaattttcatacgcaactcatacgcttctctcatacgcaacagtgtgacagggccattgagtttaatcgctggaatccgctctggtagctcagttctcttcgccactggagaatccgctctggtagcccaggtagctcaccctccatagtgaaataatgatttccggcgctcaggtagcgtaggtcgctcttggtgtacacgcagcattactGTTCACAGAGGCTTAAATGGGGTCGTCAGACAGCACTGCTCCCATCCTCTGACATTCTGTAAAAGTTGCTTgaaacacaaatattttaaaacaTTGAGTTTCATGCCAGATCTTTCAACAAAAGAAATTTCCCTGAACAAAACTAGACAGACTGTTCCAGCGTACAGACAGAGAGGTAACCCTGCAGAACAGTCCCCAAAAGCCCAAAATGTCCATGTAGAGGAGCTCATCTGCCCCGCTGCACAGTGGGAAGACCACAGGAAGCCCCCCTTCTCCACACATGGAGTAAAGTCTGGAaatctggaggagctgcatgtgAGAACACGCGTCCAGAATACTTTTTAATCCTGCTTTTGTAATGATGTGAACGTGGGAGCTAAGCTTCCTGAtcatttaacccatttaggcctaaaacgcctggaaaagaatgcctgtaaaacctatgggcgatttcagtacagaagagtattagggccaggcataagaaaaaatatatatattttgcctgtcgagattaaagtcaacatgtcgagaataaagtcgaaatgtcgacaataaagttgaaatgtcgagaataaagtcgaacgacatgtcgactttgttctcaacatgtcgactttattctcgacatttcgactttattctcgacatttcgactttattctcgacatgtcgactttattcttctagattgcgctgctgagggtggcagcacgttggagtagctctgtacctcacattgagattttcttttttttctaaatttcattcctgttttttcttggaagaaattgcattttttggacaactgttccttcctgccttggatgctgtgcagctggattgatttttcccaatacttttgtatattttgctcttttgttatgatgcataaccatagcaacagggtggtttacaacagggagcagctgattaacattggaaaagcagaaataattcgacaactgaagccagaaatcccactggaattgaaaaggaggcgtcgtggatgcagagcaggagcaaagaggagagaaagaaagaagaagttcaaaccatctctgccatccgtcatcatgggcaatgtaagatcgttagctaacaagttggatgaacttctagccttgacaaggactcagcaagaatatcgggaatgtagcattatgtgttttactgagacatggctgcaggatcatatccccaactccagcgtctctctgccgggcttcctgactgtacgagcagatcgagatttaaagagtagcaggaaaaggaaagggggtggattggcagtgcttgtcaacaacagatggtgtcacacaggacatgttactgtgaagagtcgtctctgcagtcctgacattgaactattggcagtaagttttcgtccatactatttgccaagagagttcaccagtattgttttggtggctgtttacattccacccttagctgttgccgacactgcatgtgatgtcatcagttccgttgttgctaagatacagacacaacaccccaattcttttgtggcaatatctggtgattttaatcatgcctcactctctgctacactgccaacttttcaacagtttgtcagctgctctaccagagaaaacaagacattggatttgttttacacaaatgtcaaggattcatacatttccaaatcaagacctcccctgggtaaatcagatcacaaccttgtttttctctgttcagcatataaaccccttgtccagagactacctgtcacaaaaaggactgttagaaagtggtcacaggaagctgaagaagccttacagggttgttttgatgcaaccgattggatttctctttgtaagccacatggacaggacattaatgccatgactgagtatgtgactgactatataaacttctgtgtggacaacaccatccccaccagaacagtgagatgcttccctaataacaaaccctggatcaccagtgagctaaaggaactattgaacaaaaaaaaagagcctttagggagcgagacagggagttactgaggagtatacagaaccagctcaaagtcaagatcagagagagcaaggaggtgtatagaaagaagcttgagagtaaactgcagaggaacaatatcagagatgtgtggtcaggaatgaagaagatcacaggcagagggaggatcggatggatggaagtctggacagagcaaatgagctgaacacattcttcaacaggtttagttcaggaacaagctcaccatcctcccctcctgttcccagccaaagagacatcccaccctcctctgacccacagctttcctgtaacatctccacctccacctcagtcatggattcttctgcttccactagtttgtcttcaacccaatcaggagatgctgctgtcccctttgtctccccctcccacttttctgtttctagaaatcaggtgaagaggcagttggagagactgaacaaggctgcaggtccagatggtgtcagcccccgagtcctgaaggcctgtgcagagcagctctgtgagattctgcaacaccttttcaaccttagcttgacccaagagagggtaccactgttgtggaagacatcctgtctggttccggtaccaaagaaaactcatccttcagacatcaatgactacagaccctgacatcccacatcatgaaggtcctggagagactcctgttgacccacctgtgtaagcaaaccagcacatatcaggaccccctgcagtttgcttatcgccatggagttggagttgaagacgctatcatacacctgcttcaacaaacccactgtcatctggacaaagcaggcagcactgtgaggatcatgttctttgatttctccaatgcatttaacacaattcagcctgatctgcttcgtctgaaactccagaagactcaggtggaggcctcaacaatcacctggattaatgactacctgacaaacagaccacagtttgtcagactgaagaattgtgtgtctaaccaggtgatcagcagcacaggagcaccacaggggactgtactctcaccattccttttcactctgtacacttcagacttccagtacaagaggtggttgaggaatataaataccttggtgttcatctggacaacagactggactggagacacaacagtgaagcaatctacaagaaaggacagagcagactgtacttcttgaggaagctaaggtccttcaaggtttgcaacaagatgttgcagatcttctacaagtctgttgtcgagagcgtcatttcctcttgcgtcatctgttggggcagcagcatcagaaccagggacctaaaaagactcaacaacctgataaggaaggctggttctgttctggggacgactgtggaacctctggagacaataatgcaaagaaggattttcctctccatgagactgttatcggaaaacagagtctcttcagtcaaaggcttcttcagtttggatgcaaaacggaccgctacaggaaatcattcctgcccacagccatcagcatctataataactccttgatttaattgagttacatcaacatttaatttccctctgggataaataaagtatttttgaattgaattgaattgaattgaatattctcgacaggcaaaatataaatatttttttattatgcctggccctaatactcttccgtaatttcagaaagaccccctaaaacctgaagtttttctggaaattcagcaattgtgtcaacgcctactaaatgattgatttctcagcctctgtagcagatagaaacaaaattcaaaaagtatttgagagcttacacctgtggctttctttggaaattgagtttatttacatacaccttcacgaaaatagaaaatgtaaaaagtaaagtgcagcaacagcactattttcaattagaaaacagtaataaaataaaataaaatttaattttatatttaaatgatttatttatctatttattttatcgccagtaatctcttcgtactggcagcacaaggagtcccatgcgcatacacattccaataaacgttttcattgccatctttgctcgagctggagtctgaagtacctgctcactgtatctattcgtctcggaaacgagatgcgcccaaagctcctcagtaaaaatatgattaaatgcctgcaacggtgtggcatctgcaggtaaatccactttcacccctggtgtgcggttgaaatctctccttcgattacggtggtaattgtcagtctgccactcacattcaaacccttcaaaatcatcctcgtcgttatcgtcatcttcaaacatatgtgttagccataaatctccatcaattgggtcagcacgttcatcagcatcatcaaagccaagaaactcctcccaATCGCTGCCGTctgaaaaagacgtgtacgctttcccggccttaaaggtagaataacgcaacagcgcccccggctttaaaggtagaaatgcggcaatgctttcccggcctaaatgggttaaggtgctgctgctgcttcccaCTCTGCTCTGCAGACCTGTCTCATGGTTCCCATTCACTCTTTCATCTTGTAGAAATGATACTAACATCCACTCTGTCTCACAGGTCTGAACCCTACTGTGCAGTAAAGTGTGACCCCGGCACGCCTACCTGGAGACCAAAGGAGACCATGTTATGCTGTCAGTGCTGTGGCGGCCCCCTCAGTtacctgagcccacctgagcagGGCCGAAGGGTCTGACCAGCACATGCACAGTTGTCATGATCCATGGCTTTTTGGCTTTCCCTGTGTTCTGGTTTTCCTTTTTGCCATCACTTTACTTCTTGCTCCTTAGTTAGCTGGCATGCTGCTTTATTTGGAAGAGTTTTGGTTGCTTCCTTTCCTTCCTGTGTTACACCTGCTTTCTGTTGCTGATTAGCTCTCAGCTGCTGTCCATCTCCTCATCCCTCCCTCTGCATATTTATCGGACCTtgtgtgttgtttctttgtccCTGTCACTCCCTCCTGGTTTGTTCTTGTTATCCGGTATTTGGACTTACATTTTCACCAGtctttagtttttctgtttggACTTTTTGGAGTCTCTGCTCTGCAATGCCAGCTCTGGAAGTTTATTAGAAGTTTACTCCTTAAGTTCTAAATCTGCTTTGCTCCTGCCTGCTGCCTGCAATGAGTCCACTTGTTCAATGAATCCTGACACAGAGGAGCTTGGACAGATGATAGTGAGCTCTGATTGAAAAGGTGCTGTTAGGATGTCACACAGGATGTCATAGCATGCAGCTGCCGCTGCCGTACTTACCTCTCTTGCAGGCTTCGTGTAAGGCTGAAGGGAAGTGTGcgtggtgtgtatgtgtgtgtgctccgttctgcagcagcagctccataCAGCCAACACTCCCGGAGGCACAGCAGTTGTACAAAGGAGTGACGCCGTCGATGGTCGCAGCATTCACCTGTGGACAGGCAGACGGGAGCACAGGAAccgtgaccacaggaccacaggagccgtgaccacaggaccacaggaaccgTGACCACAGGACCATAGGAGCCTTGACCACAGGAAccgtgaccacaggaccacaggagccgtgaccacagg is a genomic window of Odontesthes bonariensis isolate fOdoBon6 chromosome 4, fOdoBon6.hap1, whole genome shotgun sequence containing:
- the asb5b gene encoding ankyrin repeat and SOCS box protein 5b, with the protein product MVLSGAVKMSRKRSAESASLLKHVPDAKRACWGILTSQGSWADRSPLHEAASQGRLLALRTLLAQGYHANIVTIDHVTPLHEACLSGHVACVRALINAGANVNAATIDGVTPLYNCCASGSVGCMELLLQNGAHTHTHHAHFPSALHEACKRGNSQCVESLLSHGADPDHQVPHLGSPLYMSCLHRHTDCSKILLHRGASVNVGRADDSPLHAAVRQDSADQVAVLLDFGADVNSRDGDGQRPVELAHADGQTKCLLAAFEGSPRTLCQLCRLKIRNVIGRSRLKLLPLLPLPPVLTHYLEHM